The Algoriphagus sanaruensis genome window below encodes:
- a CDS encoding 3-keto-disaccharide hydrolase, producing the protein MKKIVFLFIATLLVQFSFAQEQGFTSLFNGKNLDGWVGNKQSYQAKEGMIVIEPQGGGGGNLFTEKEYGNFILRFEFQLTPGANNGLGIHAPLEGDAAYVGKEIQILDSEHEKYANLQVYQYHGSVYGVIPAKRGFLKPTGEWNQQEVIVEHPKIKVILNGTVILEGDYLEASKEGTLDHKEHPGLQRSRGHIGFLGHGDVVHFRNIRIKEL; encoded by the coding sequence ATGAAGAAAATTGTTTTTCTATTCATAGCCACGCTTCTGGTGCAGTTTTCTTTTGCTCAAGAACAAGGCTTTACTTCCCTCTTTAACGGAAAAAACCTCGACGGATGGGTAGGGAATAAGCAGTCCTATCAAGCCAAGGAGGGTATGATTGTGATAGAGCCTCAGGGTGGAGGAGGAGGTAATTTATTCACTGAAAAAGAATATGGGAATTTTATTCTCCGCTTCGAATTTCAGTTGACACCCGGCGCTAATAATGGTTTGGGAATTCATGCTCCATTAGAAGGAGATGCGGCCTATGTTGGGAAAGAAATCCAAATCTTAGACAGTGAGCATGAGAAATATGCCAACCTCCAAGTGTACCAATACCACGGTTCAGTGTACGGGGTGATTCCTGCCAAGCGAGGATTTTTGAAACCTACTGGAGAATGGAATCAGCAGGAAGTCATCGTAGAGCATCCAAAAATCAAAGTGATATTGAACGGGACGGTCATTTTGGAAGGTGACTATCTGGAAGCTAGCAAAGAAGGTACACTTGACCATAAAGAACATCCTGGATTACAACGTAGTAGGGGTCATATCGGCTTTTTGGGCCATGGAGATGTCGTCCACTTCCGTAACATCCGAATCAAAGAATTATAG
- a CDS encoding Gfo/Idh/MocA family oxidoreductase, with the protein MKKSFQIIDRRDFLKKSTLGAAGLALAPSLLAQAKVAGKLRTAHIGLGGMGMADLAAIASHPEVEVVALCDVDGKALEGAKALYPNAKTYADYRQLLQELENEVDAVVVSTPDHTHAPASLMAMEMNKPVYCQKPLTHHVSEARAMKKMAEEKNLVTQMGIQVHSFYDYKLATLLIQSGIIGKVHTVRAWSPKNWGFDGPEPEGSDPIPAHLDWNLWLGTAPERPFKDGYYHPGNWRKVMDFGCGTLGDMGVHIFDTPYNALQLDVPFTIINECRQPTGFGFPEHNVVTYEFPATPYTSETLKWVWYDGIGAPADHEDLKLPNGDQLPDQGAMFMGEKGRLLLPHFQQLPRWIVDGQYKEFDVAPFNLGAPVKDYEGESKKHYHQFVDACLGKAECSAPFEYAARLTETILLGVIAGRFPNETLHWDSKKAQFAEKKANKFLDGKYRKF; encoded by the coding sequence ATGAAAAAGAGTTTTCAAATTATTGATCGTAGAGACTTTTTGAAAAAGTCCACTTTGGGAGCCGCAGGTTTGGCCTTGGCTCCATCCCTGTTGGCCCAAGCAAAAGTCGCTGGCAAATTACGGACAGCCCATATTGGTTTGGGTGGAATGGGAATGGCAGATTTGGCAGCAATCGCTTCTCACCCAGAAGTGGAAGTGGTGGCACTTTGCGATGTGGATGGCAAAGCCTTAGAAGGTGCGAAAGCACTTTATCCAAATGCCAAGACCTATGCTGACTACCGACAGCTTCTCCAAGAATTGGAAAATGAAGTCGATGCGGTGGTCGTTTCTACTCCAGATCATACCCATGCGCCTGCTTCTTTAATGGCAATGGAAATGAACAAGCCGGTTTATTGTCAAAAGCCCCTGACTCATCATGTCTCTGAGGCCCGTGCCATGAAAAAAATGGCTGAAGAGAAAAATTTGGTTACTCAAATGGGGATTCAAGTACATTCCTTTTATGACTACAAACTAGCCACCTTGCTTATTCAATCCGGAATTATCGGAAAAGTACATACCGTTCGCGCCTGGTCTCCGAAAAACTGGGGATTTGATGGTCCGGAGCCAGAAGGAAGTGATCCGATTCCAGCTCATTTGGATTGGAATCTTTGGCTAGGAACTGCTCCAGAGCGCCCCTTCAAAGACGGCTATTACCATCCTGGAAATTGGCGGAAAGTGATGGATTTTGGTTGCGGAACTTTGGGAGATATGGGCGTTCATATTTTTGATACCCCGTACAATGCCCTTCAGCTTGATGTTCCTTTTACCATTATCAATGAATGCCGGCAACCGACAGGATTCGGTTTTCCAGAGCATAATGTGGTGACCTATGAGTTTCCTGCTACACCTTACACTTCGGAGACCTTAAAATGGGTATGGTATGATGGCATTGGTGCTCCAGCTGATCACGAGGATTTGAAACTTCCTAACGGAGATCAACTTCCTGATCAAGGGGCGATGTTTATGGGAGAAAAAGGACGGTTATTGCTGCCGCACTTCCAGCAGTTGCCTCGATGGATCGTTGATGGCCAATACAAAGAATTTGATGTGGCTCCCTTCAATTTGGGCGCTCCAGTAAAGGATTACGAGGGAGAAAGTAAAAAGCATTACCATCAGTTTGTGGATGCTTGTTTGGGTAAAGCGGAATGTTCGGCTCCTTTTGAATATGCCGCTCGATTGACAGAGACTATCTTGCTTGGAGTTATTGCGGGTAGGTTCCCAAATGAAACTCTTCATTGGGATAGCAAGAAAGCTCAGTTTGCAGAGAAAAAAGCAAATAAGTTTCTGGACGGGAAATATCGGAAGTTTTAA
- a CDS encoding ABC transporter permease: MWKNYFKISFRNLQKRKLYTGINLMGLTIALVSFLAISLYIYHEWSYDRMYSDADRIYKINQEFVSGGERQLVGTSPSMLPAVLREEFTEVETATLLLDLGIFTTVMIDAGEGNQEETKFAYADEFFFEVFDLKLLAGQKSSLLQNPFEMVLTQSTAERLFGGVQNALGKALKVDGRDYVVKGVMEDFPSNSHLEFDFLASFKTHRHGKNPEWSPSNYYNYVKLTPGVEVADFEQNMAQMVDRYLGSDQEEYGFQTDFFTQPVTAIHTGDPTLSTVKPGVNLKYLYIFGIVALLLIIIGVINYVNLATAEATERNKEVGLRKVMGATQTQLFGQFVSESMILTLGALLISLMVIYSLIPILSDWVQVPIQLELLSSPFGLMFLACVLISVGFFSGAYPSLILSRMEPIRAMGNKIKLGGGAWVRKTLVVFQFFVSMGLLISTFVVKSQLDYMREVRLGYDKEQLIALSYPYQAREKMPTIKEEMKRSGGAVSIAQAADMPIHIKAGYNIFPGGDNQREFMITGYAVDHDLAATLNLEFLAGENFSETDIQRNQLEDGTEEFPVLLNESAVREMGWTAKDAVGKRINLGYMSNSVVKGVVEDFYFNSLHQKVGPLVIFHDPMEANVLLIKLPAGDPSVHLASLEKVWKEQASDRPFNPQFVDQAYANLYSSEQRSSLVFTLFAGIAVFIACIGLFGLVSYVALRRTREISIRKVLGATPSDVLSVLALDFLKLLGISSFMAIGFGLWFSKTWLQDFANQATIGWFPYLVSIAMVFGLALLTIGYRTWKVYRVNPSQTLKSD, translated from the coding sequence ATGTGGAAAAACTACTTTAAAATTTCTTTTCGGAACCTTCAAAAAAGGAAGCTGTATACCGGGATTAATTTAATGGGGCTGACTATAGCTCTAGTGAGTTTTTTAGCCATTTCTTTATATATCTATCACGAATGGAGCTATGACAGGATGTATTCGGATGCAGACCGTATTTACAAAATCAATCAGGAGTTTGTCTCAGGAGGAGAAAGGCAACTGGTGGGCACTTCTCCGTCCATGCTCCCTGCTGTTTTGAGAGAGGAATTTACCGAGGTGGAAACAGCGACTCTGCTTTTGGATTTAGGCATATTCACCACGGTGATGATAGATGCAGGGGAAGGCAATCAGGAGGAGACCAAGTTTGCCTATGCGGATGAGTTCTTCTTTGAGGTTTTTGATTTGAAGCTTTTGGCGGGCCAGAAATCGAGCTTACTGCAAAACCCATTTGAAATGGTGTTGACTCAAAGCACGGCTGAACGCCTTTTTGGCGGAGTCCAAAATGCCTTGGGAAAAGCCTTGAAAGTGGATGGCAGAGACTATGTGGTAAAAGGGGTAATGGAAGATTTTCCCAGCAACAGCCATTTGGAATTTGACTTTTTGGCTTCTTTCAAAACCCATCGGCATGGAAAAAACCCTGAGTGGTCGCCCTCTAACTATTACAATTATGTAAAGTTGACTCCAGGTGTGGAGGTGGCAGATTTTGAGCAAAATATGGCTCAGATGGTTGATCGTTATTTAGGGAGTGACCAGGAGGAATATGGCTTTCAAACCGATTTTTTTACTCAACCCGTTACAGCTATTCATACCGGAGACCCTACGCTATCTACAGTCAAGCCCGGGGTTAATTTGAAGTATCTATACATCTTCGGTATAGTAGCCCTTTTGCTCATCATCATTGGAGTCATTAATTATGTCAACTTGGCTACGGCCGAGGCAACCGAGCGAAACAAGGAGGTGGGCCTCAGAAAAGTCATGGGAGCTACTCAGACTCAGCTTTTCGGTCAATTTGTTTCGGAATCTATGATTTTGACTTTAGGAGCCTTATTGATCAGTTTGATGGTTATCTATTCCTTGATTCCTATTCTTTCGGATTGGGTTCAGGTTCCAATTCAATTAGAGTTGCTTAGTTCTCCATTTGGTCTGATGTTTTTGGCCTGCGTACTGATTAGTGTTGGCTTTTTCTCTGGGGCTTATCCATCCTTGATCTTGTCCCGAATGGAACCCATTCGTGCCATGGGCAACAAAATCAAGCTTGGAGGTGGAGCATGGGTCAGAAAGACCCTGGTGGTGTTTCAGTTTTTTGTTTCCATGGGTTTGTTGATTTCCACCTTTGTGGTCAAGAGTCAGTTGGACTATATGCGTGAAGTCAGACTTGGGTATGACAAGGAGCAATTGATTGCCCTAAGCTATCCTTACCAGGCAAGAGAAAAAATGCCTACCATCAAAGAAGAAATGAAGCGTTCCGGTGGGGCTGTTTCCATTGCTCAGGCAGCAGACATGCCTATCCATATCAAGGCAGGGTACAATATCTTCCCGGGAGGAGACAATCAGCGGGAGTTTATGATCACCGGGTATGCCGTTGATCATGATTTGGCCGCTACGCTTAACCTGGAATTTTTGGCTGGGGAAAATTTCTCCGAAACGGATATCCAACGAAATCAGCTAGAAGACGGAACTGAAGAATTTCCTGTTCTTCTCAACGAATCTGCTGTCAGGGAAATGGGATGGACTGCAAAGGATGCCGTCGGCAAGCGGATAAATCTCGGCTACATGAGCAACTCGGTGGTCAAAGGGGTAGTTGAAGACTTTTATTTCAACTCCTTGCATCAAAAAGTGGGTCCTTTGGTGATTTTTCATGATCCCATGGAGGCCAATGTCTTGCTGATCAAGCTTCCGGCGGGCGATCCATCGGTTCATTTGGCCAGTTTGGAAAAGGTATGGAAGGAGCAGGCTTCAGACAGACCTTTCAATCCGCAATTTGTGGATCAGGCCTATGCCAATCTTTATTCTTCTGAACAGAGGTCCAGTTTGGTGTTTACCCTATTCGCAGGTATAGCTGTATTTATTGCCTGCATTGGCTTGTTTGGTCTGGTGTCGTATGTGGCACTGAGAAGAACTCGGGAGATCAGTATTCGAAAGGTACTTGGGGCTACTCCATCCGATGTGCTATCTGTCCTCGCATTGGATTTTCTGAAATTATTGGGAATATCTTCTTTTATGGCCATTGGTTTTGGATTGTGGTTTTCCAAGACTTGGCTACAGGATTTTGCCAATCAGGCCACGATTGGTTGGTTTCCTTATTTAGTTTCTATTGCGATGGTCTTCGGACTTGCCCTCTTGACCATAGGATACCGCACTTGGAAAGTGTATCGGGTCAATCCTTCTCAAACTTTAAAGAGTGATTAG
- a CDS encoding ABC transporter ATP-binding protein encodes MIELKNIDKYIESRFQRIFLLKGIHLSIQEGEFLTLMGPSGAGKSTLLNILGLLDEEYAGDYFFGGNNIRQMKEKERTSLHKSEFGYIFQAYHLIDELTVYENIETPLLYRKVSSAERKSIIADLLDRFNMVAKKDLFPAQLSGGQQQLVGIARAIAGKPRILLADEPTGNLHSAQAKEIMEVFKELHAEGTTIIQATHARENADYGTRLIQLLDGRIESDEAISN; translated from the coding sequence ATGATCGAGCTTAAAAACATAGACAAATACATCGAATCCCGATTTCAGCGAATTTTCCTGCTAAAGGGAATTCACCTGAGCATCCAAGAAGGTGAATTCTTGACATTAATGGGACCTTCTGGTGCTGGGAAATCTACCCTTCTCAATATTTTGGGATTGCTGGATGAGGAATATGCCGGAGACTACTTTTTTGGCGGGAATAACATCCGTCAAATGAAAGAAAAAGAACGGACCAGTCTTCACAAAAGTGAATTTGGATACATTTTTCAGGCCTATCATCTTATCGATGAATTGACGGTTTATGAAAATATTGAGACGCCACTGTTGTACCGAAAGGTCAGTTCGGCGGAGCGAAAAAGCATCATTGCAGATCTGTTGGATCGATTCAATATGGTTGCCAAAAAAGACCTTTTTCCGGCTCAGCTCAGTGGAGGGCAACAGCAATTGGTCGGGATTGCGAGAGCCATTGCGGGCAAACCAAGGATTTTATTGGCTGATGAACCAACGGGCAACCTTCACTCTGCGCAGGCAAAAGAGATCATGGAGGTCTTTAAGGAATTGCATGCCGAAGGAACAACCATTATTCAGGCAACCCATGCTCGGGAAAATGCCGATTACGGAACAAGATTAATTCAATTACTAGACGGAAGAATAGAAAGCGATGAAGCGATTTCTAACTAA
- a CDS encoding TolC family protein, which produces MKRFLTKLIFALIFGAFVSPLATAQDTLKINFQEAITIGLAKNLDYRILQNTQEVLKKDAQSTMAGHLPSANFSSSFMRQTGQQFQQIEGEIVVTKETNEIVSPGFGLSMPVFNSGRRILDTQSAILAQKAGEKGLDRAKQQIVFDVARRYMQVLLDQELLRIATENLVNQKKQLLQIEGFVEAGLRTVSDLYNQQAEVARVESLVLDSELALENDRWLLAEYLQLEVGKIPVLEPVDVSTFTNDLAGLNIDQLYEMASQSRPDLQQQALLVNSYKKDYQAIKAMMFPRLSAFYNYGTFYTSLDSRPMRSQLLDIYPQNTFGLSLNVPIFNALQSRVDVARSKMIHHNQGLRRDALDRKVYQEVKLAYQTYQVALRKSANASVRLKAATEAQLAVAERFRLGLSNFVDLATANQTLVNSQADQAQAAHTLYFQEVLMNYALGTLNY; this is translated from the coding sequence ATGAAGCGATTTCTAACTAAACTGATTTTTGCACTGATTTTCGGTGCTTTTGTAAGTCCCTTGGCGACAGCCCAAGATACCTTGAAGATCAACTTTCAAGAGGCAATTACGATTGGATTGGCTAAAAATTTAGACTACAGAATCCTCCAAAATACCCAAGAGGTTTTGAAAAAAGATGCCCAATCTACCATGGCAGGGCATTTGCCAAGTGCCAATTTCAGTTCTTCCTTTATGCGGCAAACAGGTCAGCAATTTCAGCAAATTGAAGGAGAAATTGTTGTGACCAAAGAGACCAATGAGATTGTATCTCCCGGCTTTGGACTTTCGATGCCGGTGTTTAATTCTGGCCGTCGAATTCTCGATACACAATCGGCGATCTTGGCGCAAAAGGCGGGTGAAAAAGGTCTGGACCGTGCAAAACAGCAGATTGTCTTTGATGTGGCTAGACGCTACATGCAGGTTTTGTTAGATCAGGAGCTGCTACGAATTGCCACCGAAAACTTAGTGAATCAAAAGAAGCAACTGCTTCAAATCGAAGGTTTTGTAGAGGCTGGACTACGAACAGTTTCTGATTTGTATAATCAACAAGCCGAAGTGGCAAGGGTGGAATCGTTGGTGTTGGATTCAGAACTCGCTTTGGAAAATGACCGCTGGCTTTTAGCTGAATATCTTCAGCTTGAGGTGGGGAAAATTCCAGTTTTGGAGCCGGTGGATGTGTCCACGTTTACCAATGATCTTGCCGGCCTTAACATCGATCAATTGTACGAAATGGCGTCTCAAAGTCGACCTGACTTGCAGCAACAGGCTCTATTGGTGAATTCCTACAAAAAGGATTATCAGGCGATCAAGGCCATGATGTTTCCCCGATTAAGTGCATTCTATAACTATGGGACGTTTTACACCTCTCTGGATAGCCGTCCCATGAGATCGCAGTTATTGGATATCTACCCTCAAAATACCTTTGGGCTTTCCCTGAATGTTCCCATTTTCAATGCACTCCAATCCCGAGTCGATGTAGCACGGAGTAAAATGATCCATCACAATCAAGGACTCCGTCGGGATGCCCTCGACCGTAAAGTTTATCAAGAGGTAAAGTTGGCGTACCAAACTTACCAAGTTGCACTTCGAAAGTCAGCGAATGCTTCTGTTCGCCTCAAAGCTGCTACAGAAGCTCAGTTGGCAGTGGCAGAGCGCTTTCGATTAGGCTTGTCCAACTTTGTCGATTTGGCCACAGCCAATCAAACTTTGGTAAATTCTCAAGCCGATCAGGCTCAGGCTGCCCACACCCTATATTTTCAGGAAGTTTTGATGAACTACGCGCTGGGTACCTTGAATTATTAA
- a CDS encoding GSCFA domain-containing protein, giving the protein MRWSIDFPISPLANPISHSGKVVSLGSCFAQTIGARMQQVKFDTLINPFGTLFHPFNVVELLESSIFQIPIDPSGIIEREGLFTHYSFHSEVIATSPEELIERYTAQQQRIRDYLQSSSHLILTLGTAWIYEHESHGFVANCHKQPQSIFTKRLATLSEMEDKFRTLLHNLSQVYPQLTIILTLSPVRHIKDGIAENQLSKSLLRVLCGNLEKSRFPVSYFPAYEIMMDELRDYRFYKSDLIHPSQEAEEYIWEKWQQVAFSPETQAKIKEIHAVQTDLGHRSFHPNSASHQKFLQNLLGKLERLNADFDFSEEIVEVKKQIN; this is encoded by the coding sequence ATGCGATGGTCTATCGATTTTCCAATTTCCCCTCTTGCTAATCCGATTTCTCATTCTGGGAAAGTGGTTAGCTTGGGTTCCTGTTTTGCTCAAACTATAGGAGCTCGGATGCAACAGGTCAAGTTTGACACCTTGATCAATCCTTTTGGGACACTATTTCATCCTTTCAATGTGGTGGAGTTATTGGAGTCCTCCATTTTTCAGATTCCAATTGATCCTTCTGGAATTATTGAGCGGGAAGGTTTATTTACACATTATTCCTTTCATTCTGAAGTAATTGCTACCTCTCCGGAGGAGTTGATCGAGCGGTATACGGCTCAACAACAGCGCATAAGAGACTACTTGCAGTCTTCTTCTCACCTGATTTTGACCTTGGGAACAGCTTGGATTTACGAACATGAGTCCCACGGATTTGTAGCCAATTGTCATAAGCAACCGCAATCTATTTTTACCAAGCGATTAGCCACATTGAGCGAAATGGAGGATAAGTTTCGGACTCTTTTGCATAATCTGTCCCAAGTTTATCCTCAGTTAACTATCATTTTGACGCTAAGTCCGGTGAGGCACATCAAAGATGGAATTGCTGAAAATCAACTCAGTAAAAGCCTCCTTCGAGTCTTGTGTGGTAATCTGGAAAAAAGCAGGTTTCCGGTGAGCTATTTTCCAGCCTATGAGATTATGATGGATGAGTTGCGGGATTACCGGTTTTACAAATCAGATTTGATTCATCCTTCCCAAGAGGCAGAAGAATATATCTGGGAAAAATGGCAGCAGGTCGCTTTTTCGCCCGAAACCCAAGCCAAAATAAAAGAAATCCATGCCGTCCAAACCGATCTAGGGCATCGGTCTTTTCATCCCAATTCCGCCTCACATCAGAAATTCTTGCAGAATTTGCTCGGCAAACTGGAACGATTGAATGCAGATTTTGATTTTTCAGAGGAAATAGTCGAAGTCAAAAAGCAGATTAATTAG
- a CDS encoding thioredoxin domain-containing protein — protein sequence MKPNRLIHSQSPYLLQHAYNPVDWYPWGPEALQRAKVENKPILVSIGYSACHWCHVMEKESFEDAVTARLMNESFICIKIDREERPDIDNIYMDAVQAMGLQGGWPLNVFLMPNQKPFYGGTYFPNLKWKQLLANIADAFAKHEDQLAESAEGFGRALQRKETEKYGIQLGEKELDPDELVEIMTKLSGQFDEKWGGMNRVPKFPMPVVWDLVMDYAKLSKNESYLQKVLFTLKKIGMGGIYDHLRGGFARYSVDGEWFAPHFEKMLYDNGQLLELYAKAYQVSQDRFFLEKVTETVAWLEAEMLQEEGGFLSALDADSEGEEGKFYTWTYSELQELVPEELPWLSKLYKLKPFGNWENGVSILFQTQSYQELADEFGMGLEEFEEKLNQVKFRLLEVRNRRIAPGKDDKILTGWNALMDAGLIQAYHATGERRMLDLALNNLKFIRTRLEKEGVLLRSYKSGQAYTPAFLEDYAALIRAELMAFEATGEGEHLVFAKSLTDRCIDQFFDPTDGFFFFNNPSSETLIANKKEIFDNVIPASNSIMASNLHRLALLTYEESYSKISKDMLGGMSELVAKEPGFLANWGHLYLENLVPTAEIAIIGKGAKNLANEFFQLGIANAVLAWSEIPTETAPILQGKTPDPTGNALIYVCFDRACRRPVSTVADALAQLPYLN from the coding sequence ATGAAACCCAATCGACTGATTCATAGCCAAAGCCCCTATTTATTGCAGCATGCTTATAATCCTGTGGATTGGTACCCTTGGGGTCCGGAGGCGCTTCAGCGGGCCAAGGTGGAAAACAAACCGATTTTGGTTTCGATTGGCTATTCGGCCTGTCATTGGTGCCATGTGATGGAAAAGGAAAGTTTTGAAGATGCCGTCACCGCGCGCTTAATGAATGAGAGCTTCATTTGTATCAAAATCGACCGAGAAGAGCGACCTGATATTGATAACATTTACATGGATGCGGTGCAGGCCATGGGATTGCAGGGGGGCTGGCCGCTGAATGTCTTTTTGATGCCCAACCAAAAGCCATTCTATGGAGGAACCTATTTTCCTAACCTAAAGTGGAAGCAGTTATTGGCCAATATCGCCGATGCTTTTGCCAAGCATGAGGATCAGTTGGCGGAAAGTGCAGAGGGATTTGGTCGGGCTTTGCAGCGAAAAGAAACCGAAAAATACGGCATACAGCTCGGGGAGAAAGAGTTGGATCCGGATGAATTGGTAGAGATCATGACCAAACTCAGCGGGCAATTTGATGAGAAATGGGGTGGTATGAATCGAGTTCCCAAATTCCCCATGCCGGTGGTTTGGGACTTGGTGATGGATTATGCGAAGCTTTCCAAAAATGAATCTTACCTCCAAAAGGTCCTTTTTACCCTGAAAAAAATCGGGATGGGAGGTATCTACGACCATCTTCGAGGAGGATTTGCTCGCTATTCGGTGGATGGGGAGTGGTTTGCGCCACATTTTGAGAAAATGCTCTACGATAACGGGCAGCTTTTGGAACTGTATGCCAAAGCCTATCAGGTCAGTCAAGATCGATTTTTTCTGGAAAAAGTAACCGAAACGGTCGCTTGGTTAGAGGCAGAAATGCTTCAAGAAGAAGGTGGTTTTCTCTCGGCATTGGATGCCGATAGTGAAGGTGAAGAAGGCAAATTTTATACTTGGACCTACTCTGAATTGCAAGAATTAGTGCCTGAGGAGCTTCCTTGGTTGAGTAAATTGTACAAGCTAAAGCCGTTTGGAAATTGGGAAAACGGAGTGAGTATTCTTTTTCAGACTCAATCCTATCAAGAGCTTGCCGACGAATTTGGAATGGGCCTAGAGGAGTTTGAGGAAAAGCTGAATCAGGTCAAATTCCGACTTCTCGAAGTCAGAAATCGTCGAATTGCACCTGGCAAAGACGATAAAATACTCACGGGTTGGAATGCGTTGATGGATGCCGGATTGATTCAGGCCTATCATGCGACTGGAGAAAGGCGGATGTTGGACTTAGCCCTGAACAACCTGAAATTTATTCGAACTCGTCTGGAAAAAGAGGGCGTTTTGCTTCGTTCCTACAAAAGCGGGCAGGCCTACACTCCAGCTTTTCTGGAAGATTACGCAGCGTTGATTCGAGCCGAATTGATGGCTTTTGAAGCTACGGGGGAAGGTGAACATTTGGTATTTGCGAAGTCCCTAACCGATCGTTGTATCGATCAGTTTTTTGACCCAACAGATGGATTTTTCTTCTTCAATAATCCAAGTTCGGAGACCTTGATTGCTAACAAAAAAGAGATTTTCGACAATGTAATTCCAGCTTCTAATTCGATCATGGCCAGCAACTTACATCGTCTTGCCTTGTTGACTTATGAGGAATCGTATTCCAAGATCTCGAAGGATATGCTGGGAGGAATGAGTGAGTTAGTTGCCAAAGAACCTGGATTTTTGGCAAACTGGGGACATTTGTATTTGGAGAATTTAGTGCCGACTGCCGAAATCGCGATCATCGGAAAAGGTGCTAAGAATCTGGCGAACGAGTTTTTTCAGCTGGGAATTGCCAATGCGGTCTTGGCATGGTCGGAAATTCCGACAGAAACTGCCCCGATTCTTCAGGGAAAAACTCCCGATCCGACAGGAAATGCCTTAATTTATGTCTGCTTTGATCGGGCATGCCGAAGACCGGTCTCCACTGTCGCAGATGCTTTGGCTCAACTTCCCTATTTGAATTAA